GCGCGAAACCTTGCAGAAAGTTTACCGCGACAAACCCTTTGAAATTCGCATCAATGTCGACGAATACGCCAAGTGCCGCATGGATGCCGAAGACATGATGGAACTGTTTGGCAACCTGCTGAATAATGCCTGCCGTTTCTGCAAAGACGTGGTGGAAATTTCTGCGCATCACGAAGACAACCTGCTAGTCATTGATATTGATGACGATGGCATGGGTTTTCCGCTCAATAACCCCGCAAAATTATTGCAACGCGGGATTCGTGAAGACAGCAAAAGCGATGGTCAGGGCATTGGCATGGCGGTCAGTACCGAAATTGTATCAGCCATTGGCGGCAAAATTGAACTGCTGGTGTCGCCGTATGTGGGTGCGCGGGTACGCTTGCATTTGCCGGTATAAGTGTAAGATGCTTCAGGGTTGGCTGATAACGCGAATGCTGACTTTATCCACCGCTCCGGCGGTGTCAAATACCGTCAATTCGTAATCGCCTGCCCGCGTAAAGGTGTGGCGCAAACCACTACGCGCGGTATCCACGCCAACGGGTTCGCCATTCACCAACCAAAAATACTGACCTTCGCCACCGTCCGCCAGCAAATCCAACGTTACACCGTTGTTGGGTTGCCCTGCGGCTACTTTGGGCAAATACAAGCGCGTGCTGCTATCCAAATGCCGAACCGCCAATTGTTTCCCGCCCTGATACGCGCTACCGGGCGGGCAACTGCTATCAAAAGCAGGCAAGCGTATTTTTTCCAACAAAGTATTGGCTAACCAAGGCTGCAATTCCAACGGCCATTGAGCGACTTGTCGCGCCATACGCGCCGGGACATTGCAAGCCGACGTTACCCGCAAGCCGGTGGCGGGGTTAATCCAATACGTCTGCAAACCGGCTGACCATGAATAGTGCTGAAAATGCGGCAAGGTTGGAGGCACATTGCCGTTCAAAATCCACGCTTGCTGACGGACATGGCAATGTTCCGGGGCAGTTTGCGCCGCACTTTCCCCCAAAGGCCAACAAATATCCGTTTGCGTCACACTTGCCGGACGGCGACGGGTATTCATGCCCGACTGCTTGGGCAATGCCCGAAATACGTCAAATAAAATCGGGCCTGCCGCCGCAACCCCCAAACTGCCGGGTAACGGCGTACCGTCGGGGCGACCTGTCCACACCCCAACCGTGTAGTAATCGCTCACCCCAATCGCCCAAGCATCCCGAAACCCGTAACTGGTTCCCGTCTTCCAGGCCACACCCGCTGCATTAATACTGCCCTCTGGCGGCGGAATCGCCCGCAAGGTTTCCTGAATTATCCACGCTGCCCCTTCGGACAACATCCGGCGTTCTTCGAGCGGATCATCCGCCACAAAGCGCGGCTTAATGCTAATACCGCCACGCCCTAATGCGGTAAATCCCCGCACCAAATCTTCCAAGGTCGTGCCAGCGCCCCCCAAAATCACGCTCAAATTCGGCTCAGCGTGTTCGGGAAAACTGATCACCACCCCGCCATGACGCAGCCGCGCCACAAACACGCCGGGTGTCAAACGTTGCAAGATGTCCACCGCAGGCACATTCAACGATTGCTGCAACGCTTGCGCCACGCTCACCGCCCCCGAAAAATGCCGGAAAAAATTCTGCGGGGCATAATCATTCAATTTCAGCGGCACATCACTCAACAAACTCGCCGAATGCAGCAAGCCATCATCCAGCGCCATGCCATACAAAAACGGCTTCAAAGTCGAACCGGGGGAACGCACCGCCTGCACCATATCCACATGCCCAAAACGTTCGGCATTGTGGAAATCCGCCGATCCCGCATACGCCCGCACGTAGCCCGTGTGATTTTCAAGCACTAAGACCCCGACAGAAGCCTTCTCCGGCAAACTGTTCACGCGGGTACGCAATACATTGTCGACCGCCCACTGAATATTCGCATCCAAGGTGGTTTGCAACCGTGACACTTTGTCGGCAAAAGCGCGGATTTTCATGCGTTCCGCAAATAACGGCGCTTTCATCGGCTGTTGGAAACGCAATTTCATCACGGGTTCAACCATCGCATCCGCTACCGTTTCTTGCGACCAAACGCCTTGTGTCGCCATACGGTGCAGGACTTTATCGCGGTAACGTTGCGCCAATTCGGGGGAACGATCCGGGCGCAAACGCGAGGGGGCTTGCGGCAACACGGCTAATAATGCCGCTTCTGCATGACTCAGCGCTAACGCAGGTTTGTGTAACCAGGCAAAACTGGCGGTTTGCACGCCTTCGATAGGGCCACCGAAAGGCGCAAGGTTGAGGTAAAACGTCAGAATATCCGTCTTGCTGTAATGCCATTCGAGTTGTAACGCCCGAAACATCTGCCGAATTTTCCCACTCACGGTACGGTCATGGGGGTCTAAAATTCGCGCCACTTGCATGGTCAGCGTCGAAC
The DNA window shown above is from Candidatus Thiothrix sulfatifontis and carries:
- the pbpC gene encoding penicillin-binding protein 1C, which gives rise to MRTYLIRAAGSALLCLLLFVLADWWWPLPEPERVRSVLILAQDRTPLRAFADNEGVWRYPVTLAEVSPLYVEALLTYEDRWFYQHPGINPFALVRAGWQWLQGGRVISGGSTLTMQVARILDPHDRTVSGKIRQMFRALQLEWHYSKTDILTFYLNLAPFGGPIEGVQTASFAWLHKPALALSHAEAALLAVLPQAPSRLRPDRSPELAQRYRDKVLHRMATQGVWSQETVADAMVEPVMKLRFQQPMKAPLFAERMKIRAFADKVSRLQTTLDANIQWAVDNVLRTRVNSLPEKASVGVLVLENHTGYVRAYAGSADFHNAERFGHVDMVQAVRSPGSTLKPFLYGMALDDGLLHSASLLSDVPLKLNDYAPQNFFRHFSGAVSVAQALQQSLNVPAVDILQRLTPGVFVARLRHGGVVISFPEHAEPNLSVILGGAGTTLEDLVRGFTALGRGGISIKPRFVADDPLEERRMLSEGAAWIIQETLRAIPPPEGSINAAGVAWKTGTSYGFRDAWAIGVSDYYTVGVWTGRPDGTPLPGSLGVAAAGPILFDVFRALPKQSGMNTRRRPASVTQTDICWPLGESAAQTAPEHCHVRQQAWILNGNVPPTLPHFQHYSWSAGLQTYWINPATGLRVTSACNVPARMARQVAQWPLELQPWLANTLLEKIRLPAFDSSCPPGSAYQGGKQLAVRHLDSSTRLYLPKVAAGQPNNGVTLDLLADGGEGQYFWLVNGEPVGVDTARSGLRHTFTRAGDYELTVFDTAGAVDKVSIRVISQP